From the genome of Sander lucioperca isolate FBNREF2018 chromosome 1, SLUC_FBN_1.2, whole genome shotgun sequence, one region includes:
- the mrrf gene encoding ribosome-recycling factor, mitochondrial yields the protein MSNVAFPELTCFCKGCKLEIMALNHLSLLRPLLCQSLVRQVRSPLVATSRVRAPLLCPNTTCYPAACTRLYATKKAKAKAKGQSAKVNINSALVEDIISLDEVKGDMTAVLNALKDDFTRNLSIRTSPGALDHIVVTTPDGKFPLNQLGQVSMKSPQLIMVNMSSFPEATAAATRALRESSMNLNPEVDGTIIKVPVPKVTREHRENLAKLAKQFGNKAKDSLRKVRSNAVTQVKKTKEGHSEDTIRLVEKQIQQMADNIAVDIDKQLAAKTKELLG from the exons ATGTCAAATGTGGCTTTTCCCGAGCTAACATGCTTCTGTAAAGGCTGTAAACTTGAAA TTATGGCTTTGAACCACCTGAGTCTGCTGCGCCCCCTGCTGTGTCAGTCCCTGGTGCGACAGGTCAGGTCTCCCCTCGTGGCCACCTCCAGGGTCCGTGCACCACTTCTGTGCCCCAACACCACCTGCTACCCCGCTGCATGCACCAGGCTCTATGCCACCAAGAAGGCAAAAG CCAAGGCAAAGGGCCAGTCAGCTAAGGTGAATATTAATTCGGCTCTAGTGGAAGACATAATCAGTCTGGATGAAGTGAAGGGGGACATGACGGCTGTTCTCAATGCACTCAAAGATGACTTCACACGCAACCTCAGCATCCGAACCTCGCCAG GAGCTCTGGATCACATTGTGGTGACGACACCAGATGGGAAGTTCCCTCTCAACCAACTAGGACAGGTCTCCATGAAATCCCCTCAGCTCATTATGGTCAACATGAGCAGTTTCCCAGAG gctaCAGCGGCTGCCACCCGTGCCCTCAGAGAGAGTAGCATGAACCTTAACCCAGAGGTGGACGGGACGATCATCAAGGTGCCCGTTCCAAA AGTAACGCGGGAACATAGAGAAAACCTTGCCAAACTGGCCAAACAGTTCGGCAACAAGGCTAAAGACTCACTGAGGAAAGTGCGATCTAATGCTGTCACACAGGTCAAAAAGACAAAGGAAGGACACTCGGAGGACACCATACGACTTGTGGAAAAACAG